The following is a genomic window from Bacteroidota bacterium.
AACATGCAGTACGAAGAAGACAACACCCAGCCAAGCACGCCCTACCTGCAAATGGCCATCGACCCAAGCTTCAGCGCAAGCAACGCAACCAGCTGTAATATTACAACTGGAGAAATAATCTGGTGCTACGCGAGGTGGCCGCATAACGGATTTTCAACACCTACTTATGGTATTGAGATTTTGCAGGCTGTCGGTGATTTGAATGATATCAGCGGTAATGACCCTCCAATTTTAAGCTATGAGAATGGGCAGTGGATAATCAACCATACAGGGCAGGAATGCTTCCACCTACTGTACAATTTTAATCCCGGCACAAGATTCTAAAGAATTATTCCTGAATATAGTAAGCTATATTTTTCCATAAATGCATCTTTTTGCCGCCTTCCCATATAGGACAGCAAAGAACTGAGTCTGTTGTTCCAATACTTATTTCATGATCAAAGATACAATCCTGAGGAGCCCATATCGCGTTCGTTGCTCCTTTGACGTCTTCCAGCCATTGTTCGAAGTCGTTGTTGAAGTCGTATTGGCAGGGTTTCTCGGCTGGGTCAGGATCATAACACTCAGTGAAATCCTGGCATTCTTGTATGCTCGGGTCCCAGTATGTTCCCATGGGGCAACAATGCCTCGCGAGGTAACTATTGACAGCCATGTCATCAACGAAAGGCGGGAGGTCGCCGTCCTTGCCCGCACTGCAATGAAACAACCGACACATAGCGTACAACTCGTACTTATCAGTGGATAAACCCTGAGAAGCATAAGCAGTGTTGACAGCAACTACTGCATCATCAACAGATGGTGGGAGGACGATGTCAGACTCATCAACGCCGGGCGGACAATTCGTTGCTACCCATGAACCAGATACAAATCTTAATTGGCAATTTGGAAATCCTGTTTGTGGTAATAAATAAGCATAAGTTTGTAGTAAATCATTCCAGTTAGGTTCGCTGTACGCTGTGAAGTCGCAGCCGTTTGCGTCGCATTCACTGCTGAGCCATTCGCAGGTTGGGTTGTGTTCGAAGTTGTCGCTTATCCCGCAGGGGCTTTCGCTTCCGGGGCTGGTGCAGACATTGTTGTCAACGCAGTCAAACCACATGCTGTGGTCAGACACAGATGACATCTCCCCCGGGGGAGATGTCATCTGCTAAAAAATAACCACAAACAAAACTTATTTATATTTACAGAGGATATCGCAAAATGCGACAACCTAAACAATATGGAAAGAAAAAGCTTAATACCATTAGAGAAAATAGACAGAGCAATCTTAATCATTCGGGGACAAAAAGTCATGCTCGACAATGACTTGGCTGAAATATACGGAGTCAAAACAAGCAGACTTAACGAACAAGTAAAGCGCAACAAAAACCGATTTCCGGAAGATTTTATGTTTCAATTGACAAATGAAGAAAAGCAAGAGGTTATCGCCAATTGCGACCACCTTGAAAAATTGAAATTTTCCAGAACAAATCCATATGCCTTCACTGAACACGGCACCATTATGCTGGCAAATGTATTAAATACGGCAACAGCGGTTGAGACAAGTGTATTAATAGTACGAGCATTTGTTAAATTACGGGAACTTCTATCAACACATAAAGAACTTGAACGGAAAATACTGGAACTTGAATCAAAATATGACAAGCAATTCAAAATAATCTTTAAAGCAATCCGGGAATTAATGCACCAGGAACAACTTGATAAAAACCGACCTAAAATTGGATATAAAATCGGAAAAGAAAAATAAAAAATGAGTATCGGGAATGATTAATATCAAGCTATCTGCTCTATGGTTGCAGGCTGCAGGTTGCAGGTTACAGGCTGCAGGCTGCAGGCTGCAGGTAGTGTGGGTGATGAGTGATGCGTTGTCGCTTGCAACCTGTCGCCTGTAACTTTCTGTTAATAAACAGACACAGATGACATCTCCCCCGGGGGAGATGTCATCTGTAAAAAAGGCTCGCCGCAGCAAGCCTTTTTGTTCCGTCCTTCCCTGTTTAACCAGGGTTTAACCAATTTGCGTATGAAGAACATTTAAAGGACGAATATCTTTATTTCTGCCCTGTAAAATGACCTGAGGCAATGCTGAATACATGATCAAAACATGCAGATGCAGCAGTTGAATTCATCATTTCCTTTTCAGGAAAAGGATTTTCATGCCGGTAATCATAAGGATAATCCAATATTTCAATGTTTTCTTCCATTCCTTTTTCACCGGAAATGGAATGAATAATATCCTGGTAGGGAAAAACCTTGTCGTTCATTAAGGCCACTACCTTTAATTGATCCCTGAGATCCTCAAACCTTGCTATTCGCGATGCTTCCAGTTCTCCGGGATAAAGCATGGTTTTGAAAGCGTTTCCGATAGCCGGTGATTCCATTACTTCGTGAAAAGTTTCAATACGGCTTATTGACATCGTCCCGGGATCGCGATAGAATTCAAGCAGCCGATTGAATGCCGCTTCATCAATAATATATTTTGATGCTCCCCGTATCCGGCTGAAAACAGAACCTCCACAAAACAGGAAAAACTTTGTATCATCAAACAAACCTCCTGGATTTGCCAACGCAATCACCTGGGAAAGAAATGCTCCAATGCTGTATCCGAAAATGTTTATGGGTATATCGCAGGAAAAATCAGACTTCCCGGAACGAATTCCCCGGATAAAATTCAACATGTCCATTATACTCTGATATCCGCTTAAAACAAATCGTTCCGGGACATTTTCAAGTCGCTCGCTTATGGCAACATTTGCAAAACTTACGGATGAATTCTCCCTTCCTTCCCTGTTCCTGAATTTTATCAATTTCGACATTGCACGGCGATCCGACCATGTTGAAGGGACCCTGTCCATGTGGAAGGATAATGGGAAAAATACTACGGCATTTCCGGTACTTTCCGACAAAATTCTCCCCCAGCTCCAATATTTATTCCAACTCTTTTCATTCAAACCGTGTAACAAAAGGATCAGCCCTTTGGGCTTCCCCGAATTTGGAATCATAAGCGGGATACTGAACCGGCGGTTTTCATGAATGTCTTTATCCGGTATAGCACTTAAACCCATGAGTTCTTCCTCCCGAACAGGTCCACCGTTTACAAGTATGCTATTAAAAAGGGATTCAAACCTTATTCTGTCCGTAAAAGAAATATCCCGGTATCTTTCTTTCACTGAAAATACTTCCTGCGTGTCTGATGAACCAGATATTCCGTGTATATATCGCATGGCAATGATCCCGCTTTTATGCAGACAAAATTATCCTCCAAAACCCTTATGAATCAAATAAAGGTTATCAACTCAGGTGCAATGTTGCGAAATGTTTAATAAAGGGGTGAATTTTGAAATAGTGGGATGAGCTTACCCGTTGGGATTATATTTATCCCGGACTTTTTTCTGTATTTGGCGATTAAAATTAACTTTGTAATAAATTATCCATCATCTCAGGCATGTTCATCCTGGAAAAAGAAATACCGGATTACCTTACCAGCAGGAAAAACATTGTCGCCCTCGTTGTTTTTACCGCAGTCTTTGCTTTGATATTCATAAATGTTTACGCTCCCTTTGAAGTAAAGAGTCAGCTGGATGTTAACAAGATCCAGCTCTTTCTATACTCCAGCCTGGTTATTCTTACCGGTATGCTGGTAATTGTGATCAGCCGTATTATCATGTTCCTGTATTCCAGGTTTAAATCTCTGAACTACTGGCAGTATGCTATATGGGTACTGGGTGAAATCCTGAGTATGGCCTTTGTTTATGCCATATTTGTTAGATTTATCCTCCAGTATCAACGTGATTTCATCGACATAATGACTGCTTCCATAAAAAACACATCCCTGGTCTTATTGCTCCCATATACCATCATCTGGCTTTATTTGTCGTGGAGAGAAAATGCTGTAAAACTTGATAAGTTTTCAGACGAGGGACTTGCAGGAAGTACTCCTTCAAAAATGATCCCATTTCATGATGAGAAGGGAACCATGCGAATTTCCATCATACAGGACGATCTGGTATATTTGTCATCAGCTGATAATTACGTTACCCTGCATTATGTAAGCGGTTCCAAAATGTCGAAATTCCTGATAAGAAACTCCCTCAAAAACTATGAGGAGCTTTTCCGTCCACTCCATATCATACGGTGTCACAGGTCTTTCATGGTAAATGTGGCCAAGGTAAAAATCATCCGCAAGGAAAAGGATGGATTCCACCTGGAGTTGGATGCTCCATCTCCGACCTTGCTTCCGGTTTCTGCAAAGTATTTCACCAATATTATGGAAGTTTTGTCAAAATTCACTACTTCGGTTTAGTTATCCTACTCTTTCTACCCTCATCACAGGAAGTTAAACACTGTCATCGGTAAACTCAAAATACCTGATTGTTTTCTATGACCTGCTAAATAAGGATCTCCATGCTAAATTGTTCCTGAATTTCAACTACAATCAAAACCTTTACCATTATGAAAAATGTATTTGTAACAGTTTTACTTTTATGCTTCCTGCCACTCACATTTACTGCCCAGCCCTGGATCAGGTTTTTGCCTGATGAACCGGGTCGGATTACCGATTTTAACATCCACAAAAAGGCTTTCCAGGAATGGCTTGCCTCTGAGGATGCTCCTTCCATCAAGGCCATTAAGCAATTCAGGCGGATGGAGTTTTTTATGAACGGACGAATGGATGAAACCGGCAGCTTCCCATCCCATCATTACTGGAACGAAAGCAACCGGATTATCCGTGAACGTGCTCAACGCGATACCCGTTATGGCAGCTGGTCGTGTCTGGGGCCCTTTTATGCTCCTCCCATCCTGAGTGGTAGCAGAAAAGGGGGTATTGGTCGTATCGATTGTATTTCCTTCCATCCTGCCAACCCTGATATCTTTTATATCGGGGCTCCTTCCGGCGGATGCTGGAAAACAACAGACGGTGGAGTTACCTGGGAAGTTCTCAACGATTATTTCCCGACACTGGGTGTTTCTGATGTTGAAATACATCCTCAGCACCCGGATACGATATATCTTGCAACCGGCACACGGGATGTCTGGTGGGAAACATATAGTGCCGGTGTATTGAAATCATATAACGGCGGTGTCGACTGGGAAGAAACGGGCCTTTCATTTAATGTCCAGCAAAAAAGATTTGTATACGAGTTGCTTATGAACCCAGCAAACCCCGATATTATGCTTGCTGCTACAAACTCCGGTATATACCGTACGGTAAATGCAGGAGATGACTGGAGCCTGGTTCAACCGGGTAATATCAAAGATATTTCTTTTGCTCCGGGCGATTTCAGTACTGTTTATGCTTCAACTTTCAGCTATTCAGGGAATGTGCATGTTTTCAGGTCACTCAATGGAGGAGAATCGTTTGAGGCATTGACAAACC
Proteins encoded in this region:
- a CDS encoding ORF6N domain-containing protein; the protein is MERKSLIPLEKIDRAILIIRGQKVMLDNDLAEIYGVKTSRLNEQVKRNKNRFPEDFMFQLTNEEKQEVIANCDHLEKLKFSRTNPYAFTEHGTIMLANVLNTATAVETSVLIVRAFVKLRELLSTHKELERKILELESKYDKQFKIIFKAIRELMHQEQLDKNRPKIGYKIGKEK
- a CDS encoding LytTR family transcriptional regulator, with product MEKEIPDYLTSRKNIVALVVFTAVFALIFINVYAPFEVKSQLDVNKIQLFLYSSLVILTGMLVIVISRIIMFLYSRFKSLNYWQYAIWVLGEILSMAFVYAIFVRFILQYQRDFIDIMTASIKNTSLVLLLPYTIIWLYLSWRENAVKLDKFSDEGLAGSTPSKMIPFHDEKGTMRISIIQDDLVYLSSADNYVTLHYVSGSKMSKFLIRNSLKNYEELFRPLHIIRCHRSFMVNVAKVKIIRKEKDGFHLELDAPSPTLLPVSAKYFTNIMEVLSKFTTSV